The Fervidibacillus albus genome contains a region encoding:
- the hisA gene encoding 1-(5-phosphoribosyl)-5-[(5-phosphoribosylamino)methylideneamino]imidazole-4-carboxamide isomerase translates to MILFPAIDIRDGKCVRLKQGRYDQEEIYGDPVEMARKWEEKGATFLHVVDLDGARKGNDENFPVIASIVQSVNIPIQVGGGIRSIQTIEKYIEIGVNRIIIGTKAVENEDFLKQAVQRFSSKIVVSIDAKNGRVATDGWTKTSDVRAVDFAKSLETIGVQTVIYTDIAKDGMLLGPNFEELKTMTQAVNIRVIASGGITTIRDVQKLNAMNVYGAIIGKALYSGTIELEQLLKEV, encoded by the coding sequence TTGATTCTTTTTCCAGCAATTGATATTCGAGATGGAAAATGCGTTCGTCTCAAGCAAGGAAGATACGATCAAGAAGAAATTTATGGAGATCCAGTCGAAATGGCACGTAAATGGGAAGAGAAAGGAGCTACCTTTTTACATGTCGTCGATTTGGACGGTGCACGAAAAGGAAATGATGAAAATTTTCCAGTGATTGCCTCCATCGTCCAATCGGTCAACATCCCGATTCAAGTTGGCGGTGGCATTCGTTCTATTCAAACAATTGAAAAATACATTGAGATTGGTGTCAATCGAATCATCATCGGTACGAAGGCGGTGGAAAATGAAGATTTTTTGAAACAAGCGGTGCAACGTTTTTCATCAAAAATCGTCGTTTCCATCGATGCGAAAAACGGTCGAGTTGCAACGGACGGTTGGACAAAAACGAGCGATGTCCGAGCGGTAGATTTTGCCAAATCGTTAGAAACGATCGGTGTTCAGACGGTTATTTATACCGATATCGCTAAGGATGGAATGCTTCTAGGTCCAAACTTTGAAGAATTAAAGACGATGACGCAAGCTGTGAACATCCGTGTCATTGCATCAGGGGGTATTACCACAATTCGGGATGTCCAAAAACTGAACGCAATGAATGTATACGGAGCGATCATCGGAAAGGCCTTATATTCAGGTACGATTGAACTGGAACAATTACTAAAGGAAGTGTAA
- the hisB gene encoding imidazoleglycerol-phosphate dehydratase HisB — protein MRKSEIKRQTNETTIDVSLNLDEANQPNIQTGIGFFDHMLTLFASHGQFGLTVQCQGDLEVDNHHTVEDTGIVLGQAFRQAVGTKAGIKRYGTAFTPMDESLSIVSIDISGRPFLHFDANIPVEKVGTFDTELVEEFFRAFVNHSMTTVHINLQYGTNGHHIIESIFKGFGRALFEASKIDDVQRGVPSTKGIL, from the coding sequence ATGCGAAAATCGGAAATCAAACGGCAAACGAATGAAACAACCATTGATGTTTCATTAAATTTAGACGAGGCGAACCAACCGAATATTCAAACAGGCATCGGCTTTTTTGACCATATGTTAACGTTGTTTGCAAGCCACGGGCAATTCGGGCTGACCGTCCAATGTCAAGGCGACCTCGAGGTGGATAATCATCACACGGTGGAAGATACAGGTATTGTATTAGGTCAGGCATTTCGGCAAGCGGTCGGTACGAAAGCAGGAATCAAGCGGTATGGAACAGCCTTTACCCCAATGGATGAATCCCTATCGATCGTTTCAATCGATATTAGTGGCCGACCGTTTCTCCATTTCGATGCCAACATCCCCGTTGAAAAAGTCGGAACCTTTGATACCGAACTTGTTGAAGAATTTTTTCGAGCCTTTGTCAATCATTCGATGACGACTGTCCATATCAATCTCCAATACGGGACAAATGGACATCATATCATCGAATCGATTTTTAAAGGGTTTGGTCGGGCCCTTTTTGAGGCAAGCAAAATCGATGATGTTCAAAGAGGGGTACCGTCGACAAAGGGAATTTTATAG
- the hisH gene encoding imidazole glycerol phosphate synthase subunit HisH, which yields MITIIDYGAGNLKNVKHAFERLGVEANIRSNPDTLQESTALILPGVGAFRDAMATLREKQFIRPIYEHIERGKPFLGICLGYQLLYEKSYEDGEWEGLGILKGEVVPFSTDRKVPHMGWNQLKKNPNRTDSMMENVQDGEYVYFVHSYFVQPTDPDETLFYTDYGTTFSAASRKENVIGMQFHPEKSGETGKKLLKNFVELISFDSFSSN from the coding sequence TTGATTACGATCATCGATTACGGGGCGGGAAATTTAAAAAATGTAAAACACGCATTCGAAAGGCTCGGCGTTGAAGCAAATATTCGTTCAAACCCGGATACATTGCAAGAAAGTACCGCCCTTATTTTACCAGGGGTCGGTGCTTTTAGAGATGCGATGGCGACATTGCGGGAAAAACAATTCATCCGACCGATTTACGAACATATCGAGCGAGGCAAACCGTTCCTAGGAATTTGTCTTGGATACCAGTTGTTATATGAAAAAAGTTATGAAGACGGTGAATGGGAAGGGTTAGGAATATTGAAAGGAGAAGTCGTTCCTTTTTCAACGGACAGGAAAGTTCCCCATATGGGTTGGAATCAATTAAAGAAAAATCCGAACCGAACGGATTCGATGATGGAAAACGTTCAAGACGGTGAGTATGTGTACTTTGTTCATTCGTATTTCGTGCAACCAACGGATCCGGATGAAACATTGTTTTATACCGATTACGGCACCACCTTTTCTGCAGCATCGAGGAAAGAAAATGTCATCGGTATGCAATTTCATCCCGAAAAGAGCGGTGAAACGGGAAAAAAATTGTTAAAAAATTTCGTGGAGTTGATTTCCTTTGATTCTTTTTCCAGCAATTGA
- the hisD gene encoding histidinol dehydrogenase, whose product MLECITVDETNIDEIVSRNLEREFDAFEEIDRAVQTILEDVKKNGDQALFDYSKTFDGVNLTSLKVSKREKEEALQQVSMEELKLLQKASDNIRRFHEKQVEKTWIDDNEDGKILGQLIRPIDRVGLYVPGGKAIYPSSVFMNAIPAKVAGVSKIVMVTPPDRSGNIHPFTLAAAQIAGVDEIYKIGGAQAIGALAFGTESVRPVDKIVGPGNIYVARAKRMVFGYVDIDMVAGPSEICIIADEGANAKFVAADLLSQAEHDENASAILITTSPTLAKNVRQQLIEQLDELERKEIASASIQNNGKLWIVDNLDVAFQLANAIAPEHLELMISEPMAHLSKVRHAGAVFLGEYSPEPLGDYFAGPNHTLPTNGTARFSSPLGVYDFVKKTSLIFYDRKQLCQVQQDIAELARMEGFTGHAKSIEVRFEKTDGHLRKGEDDAKIGNQTANE is encoded by the coding sequence GTGCTTGAATGTATCACAGTAGACGAAACAAATATCGACGAAATCGTATCGCGTAATTTGGAAAGGGAATTTGACGCCTTTGAAGAAATCGATCGGGCAGTACAGACGATTTTAGAGGACGTTAAGAAAAACGGGGATCAGGCTTTGTTCGATTATTCCAAAACCTTCGATGGGGTGAACCTTACATCGCTAAAAGTCTCGAAACGGGAAAAGGAAGAAGCACTCCAACAAGTGTCTATGGAAGAATTAAAGTTATTACAAAAAGCTTCTGACAATATTCGGCGATTCCATGAAAAACAGGTGGAAAAGACGTGGATTGATGACAATGAAGATGGAAAAATTCTCGGTCAGCTCATTCGTCCGATCGATCGGGTCGGTCTATACGTTCCCGGTGGAAAGGCGATTTATCCGTCGAGCGTGTTCATGAATGCGATCCCTGCGAAAGTAGCCGGTGTGAGCAAAATCGTCATGGTAACACCTCCAGACCGTTCAGGGAACATTCACCCGTTTACATTAGCTGCCGCACAAATTGCCGGTGTCGATGAAATTTATAAAATTGGTGGTGCTCAAGCAATCGGTGCTCTAGCCTTTGGTACGGAGTCGGTTCGTCCGGTTGATAAAATTGTCGGACCGGGCAATATATATGTCGCCCGGGCGAAACGGATGGTGTTCGGTTATGTGGATATCGATATGGTAGCCGGACCGAGTGAAATTTGCATCATCGCCGACGAAGGGGCAAATGCGAAATTCGTTGCCGCCGACCTTTTATCCCAAGCGGAACATGATGAAAATGCATCGGCCATCTTGATTACAACTTCTCCGACGCTTGCAAAAAACGTCCGCCAACAACTCATCGAACAACTCGATGAATTAGAGCGGAAAGAGATTGCCTCCGCATCGATTCAAAACAATGGGAAACTTTGGATCGTTGATAATTTAGACGTCGCCTTTCAATTGGCCAATGCCATCGCTCCCGAACATTTGGAGTTGATGATTTCCGAACCGATGGCCCATTTGTCGAAAGTAAGACATGCCGGGGCGGTATTTTTAGGGGAATATTCCCCCGAACCTTTAGGCGATTATTTTGCCGGCCCGAATCATACGTTGCCGACGAACGGTACCGCCCGATTTTCCTCTCCATTAGGGGTGTACGACTTTGTGAAAAAAACGAGCCTGATTTTTTACGATCGGAAACAATTATGTCAAGTGCAACAAGACATTGCCGAACTAGCTCGAATGGAAGGCTTCACCGGCCATGCGAAATCGATTGAAGTCCGTTTTGAAAAAACCGATGGCCATTTACGAAAGGGGGAGGACGATGCGAAAATCGGAAATCAAACGGCAAACGAATGA
- the hisC gene encoding histidinol-phosphate transaminase, giving the protein MNIFWNELVKQTDPYVPGEQPSTTDCIKLNTNENPYPPSPEVTKAIFQELNGSLRLYPSPSAQPLRETIADYYGVNANEVFIGNGSDEVLAFAFMTFFERGKPILFPDITYSFYPVYTRLFRLEAKPIPLNEDFSIPVEQFFHSEGGVIFPNPNAPTGKFVPLEAIEEIVQHNPDQVVIVDEAYVDFGGSSAIKLIEKYEQLLVIQTMSKSRSLAGLRIGYAVGNRHLIEGLNRVKNSFNSYTVDRLAIAGAQASFQDEQYFQRTRTKIIRTRERVRKELKQLGFEVVDSLANFLFITHPKAQAKRLYEQLKTNGIYVRYFDKPRINNFLRVTIGTDEEMDTFLDKIKEFV; this is encoded by the coding sequence GTGAATATTTTTTGGAACGAATTAGTGAAACAAACGGATCCGTATGTTCCCGGTGAACAACCGTCGACGACCGATTGTATCAAGTTGAATACGAATGAAAATCCATACCCGCCGTCACCGGAAGTAACAAAAGCGATTTTTCAAGAACTGAACGGGTCCCTCCGCCTGTATCCGTCTCCCTCAGCACAACCGTTACGAGAAACGATTGCCGATTATTACGGTGTGAATGCGAATGAAGTTTTTATCGGAAACGGTTCCGACGAAGTATTAGCCTTTGCTTTTATGACGTTTTTTGAAAGAGGAAAACCGATTTTGTTTCCAGATATTACGTATAGTTTCTATCCGGTCTATACCCGTTTGTTTCGATTGGAAGCAAAACCGATTCCTTTAAACGAAGATTTTTCCATTCCCGTCGAGCAGTTTTTCCATTCTGAAGGTGGGGTCATTTTTCCGAATCCGAATGCACCGACGGGAAAATTTGTGCCACTGGAGGCGATCGAAGAGATTGTACAGCATAATCCGGATCAAGTCGTTATTGTCGATGAGGCGTACGTTGATTTCGGTGGAAGTTCAGCCATCAAACTGATTGAAAAATATGAACAGCTTCTCGTCATCCAAACGATGTCGAAATCCCGATCGCTCGCAGGACTTCGAATCGGTTACGCGGTTGGAAACCGGCATTTGATTGAAGGATTAAATCGGGTTAAAAACTCCTTCAATTCGTATACGGTGGACCGGTTAGCAATCGCTGGTGCCCAAGCTTCCTTTCAAGATGAACAGTATTTCCAACGAACGCGAACGAAGATTATCCGTACGAGGGAAAGGGTAAGGAAGGAGTTAAAGCAGTTAGGATTTGAAGTAGTCGACTCTTTGGCAAATTTTCTTTTTATCACCCATCCGAAGGCTCAAGCGAAACGACTATATGAACAATTAAAAACAAACGGGATTTATGTCCGCTATTTTGACAAACCTCGGATAAATAACTTTCTTCGAGTTACGATTGGTACTGATGAAGAGATGGATACCTTTTTAGATAAAATAAAGGAGTTCGTATAA
- the hisZ gene encoding ATP phosphoribosyltransferase regulatory subunit codes for MNRAYHIPAGVAPKHTIELEKKEKKITFISELFKRYGYRPVQTPTFEYYDLFSQVEGTIDVDQMIKLVDQDGKILVLRPDATIPIARMAAQNNGNDSYYKFYYTTNVFRMNERYPSSESREFTQTGIEFFGKGGLEADLEVIILAIESLKTCGFQQITLDLGQANFYKEFMNHMEIGRHELMEIEKLIEQKNEFELAQKLATLNIEDRFKEIINTFPTLYGQPDAVLKKAEKMLTNDRMRSELDKLKQLYQMLEELGYEKYVSIDLGLINHLNYYTGIIFHGYVQGYGKPVVVGGRYDHLSKQFGKDLPATGFAIYMDALLDADRDIPEKQSRTDIYVLFEKASLKKGMAVAKKLRDSGFIVETEIVDHLPNEKEWETNRNIPYIITVTLEQVTLISPNQQPKRFNTIDELFRETFPLQEDKRWTM; via the coding sequence ATGAATCGAGCCTATCATATTCCAGCAGGTGTAGCACCAAAGCATACGATTGAATTGGAAAAGAAAGAAAAAAAAATCACGTTCATTAGCGAGTTGTTTAAACGTTACGGTTATCGTCCGGTGCAAACGCCAACGTTCGAATATTATGATTTATTTTCGCAAGTTGAGGGAACGATCGATGTGGATCAAATGATAAAACTCGTCGATCAAGACGGAAAAATTTTAGTCCTTCGACCGGATGCAACGATTCCGATTGCGCGGATGGCTGCGCAAAATAATGGAAACGACTCCTATTATAAGTTTTACTATACGACAAACGTGTTTCGAATGAATGAACGGTATCCAAGTTCCGAAAGCCGTGAGTTTACCCAAACGGGGATTGAATTTTTCGGAAAAGGTGGACTGGAAGCCGATTTGGAAGTGATAATACTGGCGATCGAATCATTGAAAACATGCGGATTTCAACAGATTACATTAGATTTAGGGCAAGCCAATTTTTATAAAGAATTTATGAATCATATGGAAATTGGTCGACATGAGCTTATGGAAATCGAGAAACTCATTGAACAAAAGAATGAATTTGAACTGGCGCAAAAATTGGCCACTTTGAACATAGAAGATCGTTTCAAAGAAATCATTAATACGTTCCCGACCCTTTACGGACAGCCTGATGCAGTATTGAAAAAAGCGGAAAAGATGCTTACCAATGACCGAATGCGTTCGGAATTGGATAAGTTAAAACAGTTATATCAAATGTTAGAGGAATTAGGTTATGAGAAATATGTCAGCATTGATCTCGGATTAATTAATCATTTGAACTATTACACGGGAATCATCTTCCACGGCTATGTTCAAGGATATGGAAAACCGGTCGTCGTCGGAGGAAGATACGATCACCTGTCGAAACAATTTGGCAAAGATTTACCGGCTACAGGTTTTGCCATTTACATGGACGCATTACTCGATGCCGATCGGGACATTCCCGAAAAACAATCGAGGACAGACATTTACGTATTATTCGAAAAAGCCAGTCTGAAAAAGGGGATGGCTGTCGCAAAAAAACTTCGGGATAGCGGGTTTATCGTCGAAACGGAAATTGTCGATCACCTTCCGAATGAAAAAGAGTGGGAAACGAACCGGAATATACCGTATATCATTACCGTCACCTTGGAACAAGTCACACTCATTTCACCGAATCAACAACCGAAACGGTTCAACACGATAGATGAACTGTTTCGGGAAACGTTTCCGTTACAGGAGGACAAACGATGGACAATGTGA
- a CDS encoding histidinol-phosphatase HisJ family protein produces MFDYHVHSHFSADCDVHMNEMIDQAVKKGIKELCFTDHIDYDYPDPNFRFEFDVKEYDETVQRLKQRYKGKIDVKKGVEIGIQPHLVDRYTALLQRESFDFIICSMHTTDGFDLHSGKFFEGRTLHEAYETYYTELFTCIQSFNEYSVLGHLDLVKRYRYEPNVYHFHDIIEEIFKTIIPRGKGIEVNTSGFRSGLQSGMPSKDILELYKHLGGEIVTIGSDSHTPNTLGDRYEQTVQLLKEIGFRYVATFENRNPIFHKI; encoded by the coding sequence ATGTTTGACTACCACGTACATAGTCATTTTTCGGCCGATTGCGATGTGCATATGAATGAAATGATTGATCAAGCTGTAAAAAAAGGAATCAAGGAATTATGTTTTACGGATCATATCGATTATGATTATCCCGATCCCAACTTTCGATTTGAATTCGATGTAAAGGAATATGATGAAACGGTACAACGATTGAAACAACGATACAAAGGGAAAATCGACGTTAAAAAAGGCGTGGAAATCGGTATTCAACCCCATCTCGTTGACCGATACACTGCCCTTTTACAAAGGGAGTCATTCGATTTTATCATTTGTTCAATGCATACAACGGATGGGTTCGATCTACATTCCGGAAAGTTTTTTGAAGGAAGGACGTTACATGAGGCATATGAAACGTATTATACGGAACTTTTTACTTGTATTCAGTCTTTCAATGAATATTCCGTTTTAGGGCATTTGGACTTAGTCAAACGGTATCGGTATGAGCCGAATGTGTATCATTTTCACGACATCATCGAGGAAATTTTCAAAACGATTATTCCACGTGGGAAAGGAATCGAGGTGAATACGTCGGGCTTCCGTAGCGGTCTTCAAAGTGGGATGCCGAGTAAAGACATTCTTGAACTTTATAAACATTTAGGTGGAGAAATCGTTACGATCGGTTCTGACTCCCACACACCGAACACCCTTGGCGACCGATACGAACAAACCGTCCAATTGTTAAAGGAGATCGGATTTCGATACGTTGCAACCTTCGAGAATCGAAACCCGATTTTTCATAAAATATAG
- a CDS encoding alpha/beta hydrolase has product MKRRIRIILITFLTIVAIAIGGFFLYTSNYYRADAAAVSILSDENVQHEDGMWVFYPDVDVDQKVGLIFYPGGKVEETAYAPLLAKLTEKGITSVLIEMPFHLAIFHIDGADDVYEKFPEIDHWFLAGHSLGGAMASSYASEHEDQLSGLILLGAYPTDELMIPTIAIYGSEDQVLDKEKLKVVENRIEITGGNHAGFGNYGEQKGDGTAQITNDQQQELTVEHIVTFIESATGISFNE; this is encoded by the coding sequence ATGAAAAGACGAATAAGGATTATTTTAATTACTTTTTTAACAATCGTTGCGATTGCTATCGGGGGGTTCTTTTTATACACGTCCAATTACTATCGGGCAGATGCGGCGGCAGTAAGCATTCTTTCGGATGAAAATGTTCAACATGAAGATGGAATGTGGGTTTTTTATCCAGACGTTGACGTTGATCAAAAGGTCGGACTCATTTTTTATCCCGGTGGCAAAGTAGAGGAGACTGCTTATGCACCACTACTTGCGAAACTCACTGAAAAGGGTATAACGTCCGTTTTAATCGAGATGCCTTTCCACCTAGCCATCTTTCATATCGATGGAGCAGATGACGTTTATGAAAAATTTCCTGAAATCGACCATTGGTTTTTAGCGGGTCATTCCCTCGGTGGAGCAATGGCCAGCAGTTATGCGAGTGAACATGAAGATCAACTTTCCGGACTCATTTTACTCGGCGCCTATCCAACTGACGAGCTAATGATTCCGACGATTGCCATTTATGGAAGCGAAGATCAAGTGCTGGACAAGGAAAAATTAAAGGTTGTCGAAAATCGCATTGAAATAACTGGAGGAAATCACGCCGGTTTTGGAAATTACGGTGAACAAAAGGGAGACGGAACCGCTCAGATTACGAATGATCAACAACAGGAACTGACGGTGGAGCACATCGTAACGTTCATTGAGTCTGCGACAGGGATCTCGTTTAATGAATAA
- the hisF gene encoding imidazole glycerol phosphate synthase subunit HisF, producing MLAKRIIPCLDVRNGRVVKGKKFQNITDVNDPVVLAKQYSELGADELVFYDITASNEERDIFLDVVEKTAKELHIPFTVGGGIRTVDDFRNALNAGADKISINSAAVKNPSLITEAARKFGRQCVVLSIDAKRNKDGKWNVYIHGGRVDTGMDAVEWAVKGEKLGAGEIVLNAMDTDGVKTGYSVEITKAIAEQVNIPVVASGGAGKREHFLEVFTDGKADAALAASVFHYDEISIPELKDYLYENGVEVRRVGWK from the coding sequence ATGCTTGCTAAGCGAATCATTCCGTGTCTAGATGTACGAAATGGACGAGTAGTGAAAGGGAAAAAGTTCCAAAATATTACGGATGTCAACGATCCAGTTGTTTTAGCAAAACAGTATAGTGAACTCGGTGCCGATGAGCTTGTATTTTACGACATTACCGCTTCGAATGAGGAAAGGGATATTTTTCTTGATGTGGTAGAAAAAACGGCAAAGGAATTGCACATCCCATTTACTGTTGGCGGTGGGATCCGTACCGTTGATGATTTTCGCAATGCATTAAATGCCGGTGCCGATAAAATTTCCATCAATAGTGCAGCTGTGAAAAATCCTTCGCTTATTACGGAAGCGGCACGGAAATTCGGTCGGCAATGTGTCGTTTTGTCCATCGATGCCAAAAGGAACAAGGATGGAAAGTGGAACGTGTATATTCATGGTGGCCGAGTCGATACGGGAATGGATGCCGTTGAGTGGGCAGTGAAAGGGGAAAAGTTAGGTGCAGGGGAGATCGTCCTCAATGCAATGGATACTGATGGTGTCAAAACCGGTTACAGTGTTGAAATTACGAAGGCGATTGCAGAGCAAGTCAACATTCCTGTCGTCGCTTCCGGTGGAGCAGGGAAGCGGGAACATTTTTTGGAAGTGTTTACGGATGGAAAAGCGGACGCGGCCCTTGCAGCATCGGTCTTTCATTACGATGAGATTTCGATTCCTGAACTAAAGGATTATTTGTACGAAAATGGTGTAGAAGTGAGGCGGGTAGGATGGAAGTGA
- the hisIE gene encoding bifunctional phosphoribosyl-AMP cyclohydrolase/phosphoribosyl-ATP diphosphatase HisIE: MEVNIDALTFQERGLIPAIIQDVYSGKVLMLGYMNEQSLAKTIETKTTWFYSRSRKTLWNKGETSGNVQYVKQIQYDCDGDALLIQVEQVGVACHLGERSCFFRDLYMDETDGNRFTIIEDVYQLIKNRKEQPKESSYTNYLFREGLDKILKKVGEEASEVIIGAKNENKEELIYELSDLIYHALVLMVQQGVTIEDIKKELSKRYGKKEDGRGREKR; encoded by the coding sequence ATGGAAGTGAATATTGACGCATTAACGTTTCAAGAACGGGGATTAATTCCAGCAATTATTCAAGATGTGTATTCAGGAAAAGTGTTAATGCTCGGTTACATGAACGAACAATCGTTGGCAAAAACGATTGAAACGAAAACGACCTGGTTTTACAGTCGCAGTCGAAAAACATTGTGGAATAAAGGTGAGACATCGGGGAACGTACAATATGTAAAACAAATCCAATATGACTGTGACGGGGACGCTTTACTCATTCAAGTGGAACAAGTCGGAGTCGCTTGCCATTTGGGGGAAAGAAGCTGTTTTTTCCGTGACTTGTATATGGATGAAACGGATGGCAATCGATTCACGATCATCGAGGACGTATATCAATTGATAAAAAATCGAAAAGAACAGCCGAAAGAATCATCTTATACGAACTATCTTTTCCGAGAAGGTTTGGATAAAATTTTAAAAAAGGTCGGGGAAGAAGCAAGCGAAGTGATCATCGGTGCAAAAAATGAAAATAAAGAGGAATTGATTTATGAACTGTCCGACCTCATTTATCATGCCCTCGTTTTGATGGTCCAACAAGGCGTTACGATTGAAGACATAAAGAAAGAACTGTCGAAAAGGTATGGCAAAAAAGAAGATGGGAGGGGAAGGGAAAAACGGTGA
- the hisG gene encoding ATP phosphoribosyltransferase: MDNVNIALAKGRLARKTIELLHEIGFQFNGWNEDSRKLIFQETKQNVKIILVKASDVPTYVERGAADIGIVGKDTLLERKADVYEILDLGFGKCKFAVAGLDDLVFDHKLTVATKYPHVAKNFFYKKGIDVDIIYLHGSVELAPLMGLSDCIVDIVETGQTLKENGLKVIEHIADVSARLIVNKASFKTKSERIHPLVQRMKNMLAVKEDGKRA; the protein is encoded by the coding sequence ATGGACAATGTGAATATTGCTTTAGCGAAGGGTCGTTTAGCAAGGAAAACGATTGAACTTTTACACGAGATTGGTTTTCAGTTTAACGGCTGGAATGAAGATAGTCGGAAATTAATTTTTCAAGAAACGAAGCAAAACGTAAAAATCATTCTCGTCAAGGCGAGCGATGTGCCCACCTATGTGGAGAGGGGGGCGGCAGACATCGGGATTGTCGGAAAAGATACGTTACTAGAACGAAAAGCTGATGTTTATGAAATACTCGATCTCGGTTTTGGGAAGTGTAAGTTTGCCGTGGCGGGATTAGACGATCTCGTGTTTGATCATAAATTAACCGTCGCCACGAAATATCCGCATGTGGCGAAAAACTTTTTTTACAAAAAAGGAATCGATGTGGACATCATTTACTTACATGGTTCAGTAGAATTGGCGCCATTAATGGGACTTTCTGATTGTATCGTCGACATCGTGGAAACCGGTCAGACATTGAAAGAAAATGGATTGAAAGTAATTGAACATATTGCCGATGTGAGTGCAAGGTTAATCGTTAATAAGGCGAGTTTTAAAACGAAATCCGAACGTATTCATCCGCTCGTACAACGGATGAAAAATATGTTGGCGGTGAAGGAGGATGGAAAACGTGCTTGA